Proteins co-encoded in one Verrucomicrobiota bacterium genomic window:
- a CDS encoding glutamate-5-semialdehyde dehydrogenase has product MSSRPSPSSPLEQEIEEMGRRARQAALRLPLCSTDSKNAALLALAEAIEAEQTAILAANEIDLAEGQSKGLSAAMMDRLALDPQRLRKIAQDVRDIAQLPDPVGETLEEFTGADGIEIRKVRVPIGVVGILYESRPNVTCDAAALCLKSGNATILRGGKEAIHSNRALAAALQRGLEGTEMPTDAIQLVSHTDRESVRHLCQLSEFLDVLIPRGGQGLIRAVTSMATMPVLKHFDGICHMYLDASADPQMAVDLVDNAKTQRPGVCNALETLLVDQAVAHSFLPKIAERLWEKGVELRGDAATREILGSKIIPATEEDWRTEYLALILSIRVVDGLDMAVEHINRYGSRHSDAIVSTDPKRAALFQTAVDSSAVFWNTSTRYNDGGCFGFGAEIGISTDKLHARGPCGLKELTSYKYLVKSEGQTRH; this is encoded by the coding sequence ATGTCGAGCCGCCCCAGCCCATCTTCCCCTCTCGAACAAGAAATTGAGGAAATGGGACGCCGGGCCCGCCAAGCGGCCTTGCGCTTGCCGCTTTGCTCGACCGACTCCAAGAATGCCGCCTTGCTCGCCCTGGCCGAGGCCATCGAGGCAGAACAGACCGCCATCCTGGCGGCCAACGAAATCGACCTCGCCGAGGGCCAGTCCAAGGGCCTCAGCGCAGCGATGATGGATCGACTGGCCCTCGATCCTCAGCGACTTCGAAAAATCGCCCAAGACGTCCGTGACATCGCCCAACTCCCCGACCCGGTGGGCGAAACGCTCGAAGAGTTCACGGGAGCAGATGGCATAGAGATTCGCAAAGTGCGCGTCCCCATAGGAGTGGTAGGCATCCTCTATGAAAGCCGACCCAACGTCACCTGCGACGCCGCCGCACTCTGCCTTAAATCCGGCAACGCCACCATCCTCCGCGGTGGCAAAGAAGCCATCCACAGCAACCGGGCCCTGGCGGCCGCCCTCCAGCGTGGCCTGGAAGGAACAGAAATGCCTACCGACGCCATCCAATTGGTGAGCCATACCGATCGGGAATCCGTCCGTCACCTCTGCCAGCTCAGCGAGTTTCTCGACGTCCTCATACCCCGGGGCGGTCAAGGGCTCATCCGCGCCGTCACCAGCATGGCCACCATGCCGGTTCTGAAACACTTCGACGGCATCTGCCACATGTACCTGGACGCCTCCGCCGACCCGCAAATGGCAGTCGACCTCGTCGACAACGCCAAAACCCAACGCCCAGGCGTCTGCAATGCCTTGGAAACTCTCTTGGTCGATCAAGCTGTCGCCCACAGTTTTCTCCCGAAGATTGCGGAGCGGCTCTGGGAAAAAGGCGTGGAACTCAGGGGCGACGCCGCCACCCGGGAAATTCTTGGCTCGAAAATCATCCCGGCCACCGAGGAAGACTGGAGAACGGAATACCTCGCCCTCATCCTCTCCATCCGGGTCGTCGATGGCTTAGACATGGCCGTTGAGCACATCAATCGATATGGCTCCCGCCACAGCGACGCCATCGTCTCGACCGATCCGAAACGTGCCGCCCTTTTCCAAACGGCCGTCGACTCCTCGGCCGTCTTCTGGAACACCAGCACCCGCTACAACGACGGCGGCTGTTTCGGCTTCGGAGCCGAAATCGGCATCAGCACCGACAAACTCCACGCCCGAGGGCCCTGTGGGCTGAAAGAATTGACCAGCTACAAGTATCTCGTGAAAAGTGAAGGGCAAACCCGCCACTAG
- a CDS encoding cytochrome c3 family protein, which translates to MPNFFPRWTNLLPLKLAVCLVLIGGGVVLAVSYYWTPRYSRVGYQPQQPIPYDHSLHVGQLGMDCRYCHTHVDESSHSNIPSAQTCWNCHQHVKTNSTKLEPLRRAVDESYENYDGKPIEWKRIHKVPDYAHFNHAAHVNRGVSCVSCHGKVNEMEVVWHEEPLTMGWCLDCHREPEKHLRPLEAIYDLDWKPENANIVVDGKKLETQREIGLHLKEHWNIVPPESCGACHY; encoded by the coding sequence ATGCCGAATTTCTTTCCGCGTTGGACGAACCTCTTGCCGCTGAAGCTAGCGGTTTGCCTGGTTCTCATAGGCGGCGGCGTGGTTTTGGCGGTCAGCTATTACTGGACGCCTCGCTACTCCCGGGTCGGTTACCAGCCTCAGCAACCGATCCCGTATGATCACTCGCTCCACGTGGGCCAGCTCGGGATGGATTGCCGGTATTGCCACACCCATGTGGATGAGTCGAGCCACTCGAATATTCCTTCGGCGCAGACTTGTTGGAATTGCCACCAGCACGTCAAGACCAATAGCACCAAGCTGGAGCCGCTTCGTCGGGCGGTCGATGAGAGCTATGAAAACTACGACGGCAAACCGATCGAGTGGAAGCGCATTCACAAGGTCCCCGACTACGCGCACTTCAACCACGCCGCCCACGTCAACCGCGGGGTAAGCTGCGTGAGTTGTCATGGCAAGGTCAATGAGATGGAGGTGGTCTGGCACGAGGAGCCGCTCACCATGGGCTGGTGTCTCGACTGCCACCGTGAGCCCGAAAAGCACCTCCGGCCTCTGGAGGCGATCTACGACCTCGATTGGAAGCCCGAAAACGCCAACATCGTGGTCGATGGCAAGAAGCTCGAAACCCAGCGGGAGATCGGGCTTCACCTGAAAGAACACTGGAACATCGTCCCCCCTGAATCCTGTGGTGCTTGCCACTACTGA
- a CDS encoding TAT-variant-translocated molybdopterin oxidoreductase, with translation MKRYWKMPQPEPSDQQAWKGPGHLKDTPEFREWLDQEFPRGAAEMTQEETEVSRRSFLQLMGASTALAGFGMTGCRRPEHLIKAYTKSVEWVVPGKPLFYASTMPKVDGGTPLVVTTHEGRPTKVDGNPLHPDSVGGTDSFGQASILDLYDPDRTKDFRRKGKKVSREEWGESFSAIASELTEKQGAGAAFLVGHSTSPTRQRVIAQLKKKFPQSRWYRYEALLPENAWAATEEAFGAGARQLPHFDKADRVLSLDCDFLGLERTGTDAVGDFAKMRKPEKGDKVLPMNRLYVAESAFSLTGGMADHRFRINTSQVAKLAVLLAEEMGIETGAIVAPSDFGKKTSEWVKACVSDLRAHPGHSLVVVGSRQPKSVHLLAAEMNRLLGAYGKTLSIVKTQPETFGALAELKKDIDGGAVETLFLTTEGDPAYDAPADLQWAETQKKVPEVIQLGNRRNATAALATWNVPGVHYLEAWGDLRSGYGTYSLMQPMILPLYGGVSELELFLGLLAGEALAEATNTSLTEAYTAVRETFAAELTKVGDPPSSGDAWERSLRDGFLKGSAYALEAQAPAISNLPAQIQEDLKDRPTADALEVTFCTDYSVYDGRYVNNGWLQEAPDPISKLTWDNAALVSPATARALGLAEQLMPERAEQLPYSGTKGAANSAASPDTEGPLIELEIKGRKLQLPAVLAFGHSDHSITISLGYGHDLAHCGSVARGADGKSPNNEQGFGVGFNVYPLRDSQSQYFAQGAKVTSLGRTYPLALTQEHHSMFGRALVRERTLETYKKTYKLKGGEGYDDHGTGGAGGDGKKLKPIQLDGMDAHIPPNVNLYKSTDTQNQPLLNDDKHQWGMVVDLNSCVGCNACLLACQAENNIPIVGKEQVRRGREMHWVRMDRYFSIDKKNTFDPDNPEMLPQPVSCVQCEQAPCETVCPVNATVHSEDGLNLMAYNRCIGTRYCANNCPYKARRFNYFDYNKRPLDQLYRSPAFFPYSKEGRGETTLQLQNNPNVTVRMRGVMEKCTYCIQRLQAAKIERKQITREKTLALGQRSEEVAISVEDLRIPTGKLKVACQQVCPAECVIFGNLLDPADPIRKYKELDEDRSKAVHNKHNRNYDLLTYVNTRPRTSYLARIKNVNPSMPDAPYIGNASVSIH, from the coding sequence ATGAAACGTTACTGGAAAATGCCGCAACCGGAGCCATCCGATCAGCAGGCATGGAAAGGTCCTGGTCACCTCAAGGACACCCCCGAGTTTCGGGAGTGGCTCGACCAGGAGTTTCCCCGGGGCGCCGCCGAGATGACGCAGGAGGAGACGGAGGTCTCCCGGCGCAGCTTCCTCCAGTTGATGGGCGCTTCGACGGCTTTGGCTGGCTTTGGCATGACGGGCTGTCGCCGCCCGGAGCACCTCATTAAGGCCTACACCAAAAGCGTGGAGTGGGTGGTGCCGGGCAAGCCGCTTTTCTATGCCTCCACCATGCCGAAGGTGGATGGCGGGACGCCTCTGGTGGTCACGACTCATGAAGGGCGCCCTACCAAAGTCGATGGCAATCCGCTCCACCCGGACAGCGTGGGAGGCACCGATTCCTTCGGCCAAGCCTCCATTCTCGATTTGTATGACCCAGACCGGACGAAGGACTTCCGGAGAAAAGGCAAGAAGGTCAGCCGCGAGGAGTGGGGTGAGTCTTTTTCTGCGATCGCCTCGGAGCTGACAGAGAAGCAGGGCGCGGGCGCGGCCTTTCTGGTGGGCCACAGCACCTCGCCGACCCGGCAACGGGTCATCGCCCAACTGAAAAAAAAGTTTCCCCAAAGCCGCTGGTATCGCTACGAGGCCCTCTTGCCCGAGAACGCCTGGGCCGCGACCGAAGAAGCCTTCGGTGCGGGCGCTCGCCAGCTCCCGCATTTCGACAAGGCAGATCGGGTGCTCTCCCTCGACTGTGATTTCCTGGGCCTGGAACGCACGGGAACCGATGCCGTGGGGGATTTCGCCAAGATGCGCAAGCCGGAGAAGGGCGACAAAGTCCTTCCCATGAACCGGCTCTATGTGGCCGAGTCTGCCTTCAGCCTGACGGGCGGGATGGCCGATCACCGTTTCCGCATCAACACCAGCCAAGTCGCCAAGTTGGCCGTCCTCTTGGCCGAGGAGATGGGGATCGAGACCGGGGCCATCGTGGCGCCCTCCGACTTTGGCAAGAAAACCTCCGAGTGGGTCAAGGCCTGCGTGAGCGACCTCCGCGCTCACCCCGGGCATTCGTTGGTGGTGGTGGGCTCGCGGCAGCCGAAATCAGTCCACCTGCTCGCGGCCGAGATGAATCGACTTTTGGGCGCCTACGGCAAGACCCTCTCCATCGTGAAGACCCAGCCAGAAACCTTCGGGGCCTTGGCGGAGCTCAAAAAGGACATCGATGGGGGAGCGGTGGAAACGCTGTTTCTCACGACCGAGGGAGACCCGGCCTACGATGCGCCAGCCGACTTGCAATGGGCTGAGACGCAGAAAAAAGTGCCGGAGGTCATTCAGTTAGGCAATCGACGGAACGCGACCGCGGCGCTCGCCACCTGGAACGTTCCCGGGGTTCATTATTTGGAGGCGTGGGGCGATCTTCGGAGCGGCTACGGGACCTACTCGCTCATGCAGCCGATGATCCTTCCTCTTTACGGAGGGGTTTCGGAATTAGAGCTATTCCTAGGATTGCTCGCGGGAGAGGCGCTGGCCGAAGCCACCAATACCTCGCTGACAGAGGCTTACACGGCGGTTCGCGAGACCTTTGCGGCGGAGCTCACCAAAGTGGGCGATCCGCCCTCTTCCGGCGATGCTTGGGAGCGCTCTTTGCGAGATGGTTTCTTGAAAGGGTCAGCCTATGCGCTGGAAGCCCAAGCTCCCGCCATTTCCAATCTGCCGGCCCAAATCCAAGAAGACCTCAAAGATCGCCCCACGGCCGACGCTCTCGAGGTCACCTTTTGCACCGACTACTCCGTCTACGATGGGCGCTATGTCAACAATGGTTGGTTGCAGGAAGCCCCCGATCCGATTTCCAAGCTCACTTGGGACAATGCTGCCTTGGTAAGTCCTGCCACCGCGCGGGCGCTCGGCTTAGCGGAGCAGCTCATGCCGGAACGGGCCGAGCAGCTTCCCTACTCGGGCACGAAAGGGGCCGCCAACTCGGCCGCCAGTCCCGACACCGAAGGCCCCCTCATCGAACTGGAAATCAAAGGGCGGAAGCTCCAACTCCCAGCCGTTTTGGCCTTCGGTCATTCCGACCACTCCATCACGATTTCGCTCGGCTACGGGCATGACTTGGCCCACTGCGGGAGTGTCGCACGAGGGGCCGATGGCAAGAGCCCGAACAATGAGCAGGGCTTCGGCGTTGGCTTCAATGTCTACCCCCTGCGGGACAGTCAATCTCAATACTTCGCGCAGGGGGCCAAGGTCACCAGCCTGGGGCGCACCTACCCGCTGGCGCTGACCCAAGAGCATCACAGCATGTTTGGTCGGGCCCTCGTCCGTGAGCGGACCCTGGAGACCTACAAGAAGACGTATAAGCTGAAAGGGGGGGAGGGGTATGACGACCACGGGACGGGCGGAGCCGGGGGCGATGGCAAGAAGCTCAAACCGATCCAGCTCGACGGGATGGACGCGCACATCCCGCCCAATGTGAATCTTTACAAGTCGACCGATACCCAAAACCAGCCGCTCTTGAATGACGACAAGCACCAGTGGGGCATGGTCGTCGACCTGAACAGTTGCGTGGGGTGCAACGCCTGTCTTTTGGCCTGTCAGGCTGAGAACAACATCCCCATTGTAGGCAAGGAACAGGTTCGGCGGGGGAGGGAAATGCATTGGGTCCGCATGGACCGCTACTTCTCGATCGATAAGAAAAACACCTTTGATCCGGACAATCCGGAAATGCTCCCTCAGCCGGTTTCCTGTGTCCAATGTGAGCAAGCCCCTTGTGAAACCGTTTGTCCGGTCAATGCCACGGTCCACAGCGAAGACGGGCTCAACCTCATGGCCTACAATCGCTGCATCGGCACACGCTATTGCGCGAACAACTGTCCTTACAAGGCCCGGCGTTTCAACTACTTCGATTACAACAAGCGTCCCCTCGATCAGCTCTACCGCTCTCCGGCCTTTTTCCCCTATTCCAAAGAGGGCCGGGGAGAGACCACGCTTCAGCTGCAGAACAATCCCAATGTCACAGTGCGGATGCGCGGGGTGATGGAGAAGTGCACCTACTGCATCCAGCGCTTGCAGGCCGCCAAGATCGAGCGCAAGCAGATCACTCGGGAGAAGACCCTGGCCCTCGGCCAGCGCTCGGAGGAAGTGGCCATCAGCGTGGAAGACCTTCGCATCCCCACGGGTAAGCTCAAAGTGGCTTGCCAACAAGTCTGCCCGGCGGAGTGCGTCATCTTCGGAAATCTCTTGGATCCCGCCGATCCCATTCGGAAATACAAGGAGCTGGACGAGGACCGCTCCAAAGCGGTTCACAACAAGCACAATCGGAATTATGATCTGCTGACCTACGTCAACACCCGTCCGCGGACCAGCTACCTCGCCCGGATCAAGAACGTCAATCCTTCCATGCCCGACGCCCCCTACATCGGAAACGCCTCCGTGAGCATTCACTAG
- the proB gene encoding glutamate 5-kinase, with amino-acid sequence MDPQKTPLPALPRRVVLKLGTRILTRPDGVGLDLKNLQAIVAAVVGLANRGVELLVVSSGAVGAGLFSYGKKTRPEDLAALQALAAVGQSRLMHHYEQAFRQHDCRVGQLLLTYHDLDSPERRQRILATLEALLTLGKTIPVINENDSVATEELSFGDNDLLSSRVAELVQADLLVLFTSVEGLHAPGAEGDPLVESVPDVTRVLHYARQHDDPLSRGGMQSKLKAVEAATRVGIPVVMAHGRHPEQLPALLAGQGRGTRFSARRTPS; translated from the coding sequence GTGGATCCTCAAAAAACGCCCCTTCCGGCCCTTCCTCGACGGGTCGTTCTCAAGTTGGGAACGAGGATCCTGACGCGACCCGACGGCGTGGGACTCGACCTCAAAAATCTCCAGGCCATCGTCGCGGCCGTGGTCGGACTCGCGAATCGGGGGGTCGAACTCCTGGTGGTCTCGAGCGGAGCGGTCGGCGCGGGGCTCTTCAGCTACGGAAAAAAGACCCGACCCGAGGACCTGGCAGCCCTTCAGGCGCTGGCGGCCGTGGGGCAGAGCCGCCTTATGCACCATTATGAGCAAGCCTTCCGCCAACACGACTGCCGGGTTGGCCAATTGCTTCTCACCTACCATGACCTCGATTCCCCTGAGCGGCGGCAACGGATCTTGGCCACCCTCGAAGCTCTCCTGACCCTTGGGAAGACCATCCCGGTCATCAATGAAAACGACTCCGTGGCGACCGAAGAACTCAGCTTTGGCGATAACGATCTGCTCTCCTCCCGCGTGGCCGAACTGGTCCAGGCCGACCTCCTGGTGCTCTTCACCAGCGTGGAGGGGCTGCATGCGCCGGGGGCCGAGGGCGACCCCCTGGTAGAGAGCGTTCCCGATGTCACCCGAGTCTTGCACTACGCCCGACAGCATGACGACCCTCTTTCCCGGGGCGGCATGCAATCGAAATTGAAAGCCGTGGAAGCAGCCACGCGGGTCGGCATTCCGGTCGTCATGGCCCATGGTCGCCATCCGGAGCAATTGCCTGCTCTCCTGGCAGGCCAGGGACGGGGCACTCGCTTTTCGGCCCGCCGGACCCCTTCTTGA